In Desulfobulbaceae bacterium, the DNA window ATGCCTTAACTTTTAATGTCTGTAAAAAAAACACCTGTAATTAAATTATATGCTCAATATCTTTAACAATGCAAGTGTATGGCAAAGAAATAAAATATATTTTTTGCTGAGTTGAATAGTTTCCCGAGTATTACATTAAAAAAAAATTTCGTAAATGTTTTTGAATCTGCTATCATATGAAATGTGAAGGCAACTTGATCTCATTGGTGAGATACTTTGTTATGATATTTTCAATACAATATTCATTGATAAAAAACACAGGAGGATTTCATGAAGAAAGAGATGGCGAGAAGTTTACGTTCCCAGCAGGGTTTTACACTCATCGAGATAATAGCGGTACTTGTTTTGCTGGGAATTCTTGCGGCTGTGGCAGTACCAAAATATATGGATTTAACGGTTGAAGCTACCAATAAGGCGGTTGACGCCGCAGTTGCTGAGTTGAGTTCCAGGGAGGCTATGATCTTTGGTAAGGTTTTGCTCTCCTCTGCTGGTTATACTAATGATGCCTCTGTTACAGGTCATGCTGACTATACTACCGATTTGGGTGCTGACTTTACCTGGGCAGTTGCTGCTTCTGCAACTGGTGGCACCATAACTCTGAAAGGTACAGATGTGGTGTTAACTCGAACTGCCTCAACAGCAACTCAACCTGGGCGCTGGATCAGGCCGTAGAACTGTTCGTGTTTTCGTATTTGTCCATAAGTGGGCAGGTATGAGTTTAAGATGTTTGGCAAAAAAAGCGGGGTGAGATACTCTTCCCCGCTTTTTTTGAGATCTGAAGATGGGGCGCCTGTGCAAGAAAACAAACACTCCTATCCAACTGAGCAGGTCAAACCTCACTGTTTTCCTGATATCAGGGGGATAGGCACGCCTCACTTGCCACAGCAAATTGTTTCAGGTGGTTTGCTGGCAAGGAGCATACGAGAGAAGGGCTTTACCTTAATCGAGGTCATTGCTGTTTTGGCCCTTATAGGTATTTTGACCTTTGTTGTGATAGGGCAGTCTGGCAATTTCGATGCTGACGTTATTGGTGGAGCCGAGGTTGTGAAGAATCATCTGCGTTATTCGCAAGTTAAGGCAATGAACTCTGATGTTAACTGGGGGCTAAATTTCTCGGCCGGTAGCTACGTCCTTGTCGATGCAGATGGAAATCAAGCACCTCTTCCTGGAGAAATTCCCACCAGTATCAGTTACTCCCCCCTTCCTTCCGTCAATCCTGTTATGTTTGATCAGCGTGGCAGTCCGGGCGCCACAACACT includes these proteins:
- a CDS encoding prepilin-type N-terminal cleavage/methylation domain-containing protein, which gives rise to MFGKKSGVRYSSPLFLRSEDGAPVQENKHSYPTEQVKPHCFPDIRGIGTPHLPQQIVSGGLLARSIREKGFTLIEVIAVLALIGILTFVVIGQSGNFDADVIGGAEVVKNHLRYSQVKAMNSDVNWGLNFSAGSYVLVDADGNQAPLPGEIPTSISYSPLPSVNPVMFDQRGSPGATTLTITLTKGGSSSTVTVTPNTGFVP
- a CDS encoding prepilin-type N-terminal cleavage/methylation domain-containing protein, with the translated sequence MARSLRSQQGFTLIEIIAVLVLLGILAAVAVPKYMDLTVEATNKAVDAAVAELSSREAMIFGKVLLSSAGYTNDASVTGHADYTTDLGADFTWAVAASATGGTITLKGTDVVLTRTASTATQPGRWIRP